The following is a genomic window from Methanoplanus sp. FWC-SCC4.
GAAACAAATTAAAACAATTTTACTTGTCGCAATTATATTGATGCTTATTGTGCCAAATGCATCAGGAGCAGGTTTTGATAAATGTTCCGGAGCACTTACAGGGAATTCTGTATATGCACGTTCGTCAATGCATTATTCCATTGCACCGGATTCTCCGCAAATGATGAGTTCAGGACTTCTAAGCGGACTGAATGTACTTGTACTGGGGACAAACCCTTATGCAATGTATGAATCCCAGAGAATTACAGGTTTGGGAGCCGATGTAACATACATAGTTCAGCCACCAAAAATTAAGAGCCTTACTCTTAATGATCTGGAAAATTACGACGTAATATATATCGCATCAAACTGGGGAGTTGTAAGAAGATCGCTTGAAGAAATATCATCGCATTTGAAATCATATGTAAACAACGGCGGCGGACTTGTTGTTGGGCAATATAACTCTCGCAATACTCCTTACACACCCGATTTTGTACCATATGAATACACAATTTCTGACACATATTTTCCGACTCAATGCGGAAAAATAATTGTCAGCCCGACACACTATATCTCATCAGGCCTTAATTCAGATGATATGCCGGATGTATATGACAGAGTGCCACTGTCATCACTCAGTACGCAATACAATATCATTGCTAAACATGTTTCTGAAGAAATTCTGTCAGTTGCAACAGCATGCTATGGGGAGGGAAGAATTGTTCTGGAAAACAGCCTCTGGACCGGGAGAGGAACTGTCTGTAACGATGATTCTGACATAATAATTGAAAGAATATTTTACTGGGCATCCCGTGGCCAGTGTAACGGTAATACAGAAATCCCGGGCCAGGTTCCGGTACCTGAATTCCCATCAATGATAATACCTGCAATCAGTATAATCGGTTTGACAGGTTTTGTTATTTTTATTCGAAAAAAGGGTAATTATTGAAAACTTTTAGTTTACTTTTTATCCCCTTTTTGCCTTTTTTTCAGCAAGTCTTTCAATAGGACCTAAATCGACATCGTCACTTAAAACAAGATTTCCGGAATTAACAGCACTTGTCAAAAATCCCTTCCCTTCCTCAGTCCTGACAACAATGGTTGTATATCCTTCAGGACTTCCGATTGCACCAGCTGAGATATCAGAATCAACCGCCGTTAAATCTGTGCACGACAGACAGCCCTTTCTTATGCAGCCTTCAAGATCTTTAAGGGAAATATCATTCTTTGTTCCGTCAGTTAAAGTTACCTCAAGCCTGCCTTTAACATCCAGTCTTTCAATCTCCCAGGCCTCTATTCCAAACTCATTTTTGAGTTTTCCTTCAACAAGACTTTCATAATCAAAAGTCTCTGTACAGAATAGACCAAATATAAGCCTGATTGATTTTCCAAAGGGCTTTAAGAGATCATTGTCGCTCTCTTTCATAAGCCTCAAAGCAGAAACTGCACAGGGAGTTCCGATAACAGCTATATTTGCATATTTTTTCTTGAAAACAGCTTCCTTTAATGCAAAAAGAGTAGGTATCCACCAGTTGTAGCGGCTTCCCGCACTATAAATCATAGCCTCTTTTGATGTTATTACAACTGATTTTGGTTTATGATTCCACTTGTCCTCGGAAACAGTTACAACAGCATCAATAAATCCTTTATCAAGTGCATTAGACAAAATGGCAGTAACCGCTCCTCCGCTTTGTTTACCTGATACTTCATATGCGGATTTTGCAGCTTTTATTTCAAGGAAATCACCCATCATACTTCCTTTAATATTGGCAGAATCAGTTCTCGGACAAACTGAATAACATGCACCACAGGGCACATTATCATTCAAATCCTTACAATACCCGGTATTTACAGGATGTGACTTATCATTGTCCAAAAATACTATTGCATCTGCAGGACAGACTGCAACACATGCACCACATCCTGAACAATTATCCCTGTCCCAGACCTCTTTTTTTAATTTCTCAAAATTAATTCCTGACATAATCCAAAATCACTCCCAGCAGTATTTGTTTGCAAAAGGCCTTGCACTTGCAGGAACAATCTTTGTAAATCCTGATTTTAGAATTTCATCAGAATCAAAACCAAAGTAATCAGCAAATTTTTCGATATAAATTCTGATTGTTTTTAAATCATCCATATCTGCCTGCTCCTTCTTCGCACCAATGCCCAACAAATTTTCATCCACATCCCCCCTGACAAAGATCATTCCACCATGAATTCCGCTTCCAATTCCTCTTTCGTTAACAGCAAAATCCTGATTCATACCCAGCACTATCAAAATACCACCGGCCATATATTCACCAAGAAATGCTTTTGCCTGACCTCCGACAACCAGAACTGGCCTTTTTTCGTGGTAAGCTTTCATGTGAATACCACCGCGGTATCCTATATCGTCACGGACATAAACCTCTCCGCCCCTCATGCTGTGAGCAGTGGCATCGCCGGAACTTCCATGAATTACCAAAACACCTGCATCCATGGTATTCCCGGGCGCATGATCACAGTTACCGTAAACTGTAACATGAGGACCGCTCATGAACATTGCAATATCCCCTCCGGGGACACCTTTAACTTTTATCTCGACATCATCGCCGCGAAGGCCATTACCGATAAATCTCTGGCCGAGAACATTTTCAATAATTATTTCCTTTGCACCATCATTCACAGCCTCACGTATTTTTTTGTTTAGAGGTGTGTAATGCATATCTTTGGCATCAATTGTAATTGTATCAGGCATTGTGTATCAGGCCCCTATCATTTTTACATCGAGTACTTCCATTATCCCCTCATCGAGAAGGTATCCACGGAGCCTGTCACGATTCCCGCGAAGACTCTCAATTGAATTGATTCCGGCAGCTCCCATAAGTTCGGCAAGTTCAAGAGTCCAGCCGTTTATCAGATTTTCAACATTTTGTGCAGCCTCATCTGTATTAATCCGGCTGACAAGTTCAGGACGCTGGGTTGCAATTCCCCACGGACAAAGACCACGGTAACATGAACCACAAACCCTGCAGCCCATTGCAATAAGTGCTGCAGTACCTATGTAGACTGCATCCGCACCAAGGGCAATCGCCTTTGTTACATCAGCACTATCTCTCAGGCCGCCGCTTGCAATAATCGAGACCTCATTACGAATACCCTGCTCACGAAGCTTATCATCAACTGCTGCAATAGCTGCTTCAACAGGAATACCCACATGATCACGGAAAACACGGGGTGCGGCTCCTGTTCCACCCCTAAAGCCGTCAATAACAACAGCATCAGCAGAAGACTTTGCAATTCCTGCCGCAATAGCCGCAACATTATGAACAGCCGCAATCTTTACAAAGACCGGTTTTTTCCACTCTGTTGCTTCCTTTAAACTCCTGACAAGCTGGGCAAGATCCTCAATACTGTATATATCATGATGAGGTGCAGGACTGATAGCATCACTATGAAGCGGTATCATCCTTGTCTTTGAAACATCCTCGGCAACCTTTTCACCCGGCAGGTGTCCACCAATTCCGGGTTTTGCGCCCTGTCCAATCTTTATTTCTATTGCAGCCCCGCGTTCGAGATAGTTGATGTCAACTCCAAAACGACCGGATGCAATTTGAACTATCATATTATTCTGGTATGGATAGAGATCCTTGTGAAGACCTCCTTCTCCCGTACCCATGAAAGTTCCAACCTTATTAACCGCTTTAGCCATAGCAAGCTGTGCATTCAGGGAAATTGCACCATAACTCATGTGACCAATCATTACAGGGGTTTCAAGCTTCAGATTTGGTGCAATCTTTGTTTTTAATTCATAGTCCCCTTCTTTCACAGTGTTAATTTCAATTTTACGGGGCTTTTTGCCAATGTACGTCCTGAGTTCCATCGGTTCCCTTAAAGGATCAATGCTTGGATTAGTAACCTGACATGCATCAAGAACAAGTCTGTCAAAGATTACAGGGTAATCCTTTGCATTGCCCATTCCGGAAAGAATAATTCTTCCGGAATTTGCCTGGTTGTATATTGCTTCCCTTGCCTCTCTTGTCCATAAAGGATGAGATCTGTAATCATTGGGTTTTTCTTCCAGGGTTATGGCATCACGGGGACACATTGCAATACATCTGTGGCATGCTGTGCACTTACGAAAATCAGGAACTATCTTCTGCCCTTCACGTCTGAAAACTCCATAAGAACAATTTTCAATACATCTTTCACAGAGCATGCAAAGATCCTGATCAATTTTTATCCTGTATTTTACAGGTGTGCTTCCGATTGTCATTTATTGAACCTCCCGATAACAGGTTCCCCTGCAGAAGGCATCCAAACACGGTCAAGATTATTTTCCATCCTTCTGATTGCAGCCTCTTCACTCGAGATGTAAAGACGATCACCGGCTTCTGCTGCAACCAGCGGTCTTAACTTGATTCTGTCTGTAAAACCAATTATTCCTTCAGCATTTGCAATAACAATTGCAAACGGACCATTCATCAGGGCAGGACCATAAGCCATCCTGAGTGCAGTGTACAATTCTTTCTTATCATCAGACATCTTGTCAATCTCATCCCAGAAAGGAGGTGCAAGTGCCTTTACAGTAAGATCTTCGGGAAGTCCGTGTTTCCTTCCAAGGAGGTCCGCGAGATATGCAACAACCTCAGTATCGGTTTCCATTGTGCATTTATAATCAAAACTCTCAATATAACGCCGGTTTGTTCCATAGGAGGTTATCTCCCCGTTGTGAATTACACTCCAGTCCAGAAGGTTAAACGGATGTGCACCGCCCCACCATCCGGAGGTATTGGTAGGATACCTGTTATGTGCGAGCCAGATATAACCCTCATAATCTTCAATTCTGTAAAAGTTAGCGACATCTTCAGGCCATCCGGATGCTTTGAATATGCCAATGTTCTTTCCGGAGGAGAAAACCAAAGCACCGTCTATTTCAGTATTGATCTTATTAACAATGTGAATTATCGAATCTTCTTCAGTAGAACCTGAAAAAAACGAACCATCCGGTTTGAAGAAATATCTCCATGGAGTGTGGTCCTTTTTAAGCCTCTCCTGGTCATATGTCGGGATTTCTTCATCATATTCCACTTTGCCCCATTTTTCCAACAGATCCTCTACTGCGGCTTTTGGTTCAGCCAGATCATCATAGAAAATATGGAGTGCATAATAATCTGCATATTCGGGATATACGCCATATACAGCATATCCTGCACCCTCACCACTGCCTCTTTCATCCATTAAAGAAAGCGCATTTTTAATCGACTCACCGTTCATCTTATTTCGGGAGCGATCGATTACACTAATAATTCCACACATTATTAACACAAACCTTGATATTACGAAAATAAAAATTATTTGTAATTCCCTTTGTACGTTATTAATTATCTATATAGTTATCATATATAGTACTATGTAGAAAATCTTTTCCACCAAAGATCCCGCAGTCCCGATAATTAAAATGCAAAAAATAAAATTCATAGTTAATGACTAAAAATGACATTTCGCCAATTTTAAAAGAAATAGAAAATGACGGAGTTAAATTTGTCCGCCTTTAGTTTTCAGACATACAGGGGCAGCCAAAAAATGTTACAATACCAGTAAAACAGGCAGAAAAAGCATTAAAAAACATTATTTCATTTGACTGATACTCAATAAAAGATTTGCGAGAATTGAGGAATCAGAAATGGTCCTAAAGCCGGATCCCGCAACATATACAGTCATACAATAACGCATCAAAAGATGCCACCGCCGCAAGATTCATCTGAGATGTCTGCATGCCTGACGGAAGTTCTTTTAAAGGCGATCCATTAATATATTCTAAAAAAATCACCTGAAGATGCGGCAAAGAATTGTTTCACATTTAATACAGGATAGGAACCTGAATTTTTCCTGTTTAAAATAATTAATGACGAGCCAGGTATTGAATTTAAAGGATCACGGCGGATACTTTGATCCCGCACCAACAGAACATGCGGAAGATGTTAGACGCGACATTATCCTTGCCCTGACCAAAATTTGTTGGCATTGAAACCCTCACCACGAAGTCGCAGAAAGCCAGCATGAAATTGATTTCAAATATGGTGATGCATTGCGTACTGCCGACAATGTGGTTACATTCAAATTTGCAACCAAAACAATTGCACATATAAACAATCTTCATGCGACATTCATGGGAAAACCGATTTACGGCATATGTGGAAAACGGCATGCATGTCAACTGTTCACTTTTTAAAGACGGTAAATATTCATTTTATAGCCCTGATGAAAAACTACAGCTTTCAGATACAGCACTTATCAGAGTTTTGTCACCAGGAGGAAACAGTACAAGAGTATAACTGAGCCGGATCCAACATGCGATCCTTATCTGACATTTGCTGCTATCATTGCAGCAGGAATGGAAAGGAGTACGAAAAAATAATTGAACTCCGACAGGCTGTGATCTGAATATTTTTGAGATGACACCCGGAGAAAATCAGCAGGCAAAGACACCCTCCCAGGAGACCTGTACAGCGCCAACAAGTACTTTTAGAGGGTCCGCTGTTATGCAAAACCCAGGGAAAACATGTTACTAAAGGATTGGACAATATTTAAAGGATAGAATGGGAATCCTACGAAACTGCGGTTCACCCGTGGGAAATAAACCAACAAATTACAAAATATTAATTTTTAAAATTTTTTTATTAGATACTTTTAAATACGGTGGAAGATAACTTCCTTCTATCACTTCGATGATCAACTTTAATATTTTTAAAGTGATTACAGGAGTGGAGTTGGATAAGCTATGATTAACAGTGGAGATACCGCATTTATCATCATCTGTACAGCAATGGTAATGCTGATGACACCTGCTGTCGGGCTGTTCTACGGAGGAATGGTTCGAAAAAAGAGCATCATCTCAATGATTGCAATAGCATTCATCGCATTTGCCATAGTCTGTATACAATGGGTATTATTTGGATACTCGCTTGCATTTGGAACCGATATAGGCGGATTCATAGGAGGGCTGGATTATGTCGGCCTTTCGGGAGTTGGACTTGACGGAGACGGGATACCGGACATCCTGTTCATGGTCTTCCAGATGGTCTTTGCAGGACTTACGCTTGCAATATTGACATCAGGATTTGCAGAACGTGTAAAACTAAGTGCATTCATATTATTCGGATTGCTCTGGACAACACTTGTTTACGATCCGCTTGCACACTGGGCATGGGGCGGAGGATGGGCTTCACAACTAGGAGCTCTTGACTTTGCAGGAGGAACAGTGGTTCACATAAGTTCCGGATTCGGAGCACTTGCTGCAGCACTTGTTATAGGGAAACGTCTTGGATTCGGACAGGATTCAATGGAACCTTCCAACATTCCTTTAACTCTGCTGGGTGGTGCACTGCTGTGGTTTGGATGGTTTGGATTCAACGCAGGAAGTGAGCTTGCAGCAGACGGAATTGCAGCAAATGCTTTTGTTGTAACAATCGTCGCAGCATCGGCAGGTGCACTTGCATGGATGGGAGCATCATGGATTTATGGAAAACCAAGTTCGCTTGGGATGATCTCAGGTGCAATTGCAGGCCTTGTTGCAATCACCCCCGCCTGTGGATTTGTTGATTCAATCTCAGCCATATTCATAGGAATTATTGCCGGATTAATCTGTTACGGAGCACTCCTGTTCCGTGTCAGAAAAGGCCTTGATGAATCACTTGACGCATGGGCCATCCATGGAGTCGGAGGATTCTGGGGAGCCATTGCAACAGGAATATTCTGTATTGCAGCAATCGGAGGTGTAGACGGGTTAATTTACGGAAACGTAAATCAGTTCATCATTCAGACAATAGATGCATTTGCAGCAATGGCATACGCATTCATTGTAACATACATACTTGCATTAGTAGTAGACAAGACAATAGGTCTGCGTGTAGATGAGGATGAAGAATATGTGGGTCTTGATATCTCACAACATGGGGAATCAATCCATACATGAGGTTATTAAATGAAGAAAATCGAAGCAATCATACGGCCGGAAAAACTCGAACGTGTTTCTGACGCACTTATCGAAGGCGGACATCACGCGATGACTGTAACTGAAGTAAGGGGACGGGGAGCCCAGAAGGGAATTGCACTCCAGTTCAGAGGAAAAGAAATAATTGTAGATCTCATCCCTAAAGTGAAAATCGAAATGGTTGTCGAGGACAAGGATGTTGAAGCCATTATATCAATCATAAAAAATAAAGCCCATACAGGCAAAAACGGAGACGGAAAGATCTTCACTTACAATGTAGACAGCTGCACAAGTGTGAGAAATTAAAAAGATATGACATCATTCATATTTTTTTATGAAAACCATAAATATCCTCTAATCCTAACAAAATCTGAGCTTGCATGATCACCATTCATTAACAAAAAGACCGGTTTCAAACCAATCCCCGGTCTTTTTGAAAAGAAATTAAACCAGATATCTACAATTAGTTATTCAGATATTATTTGTGAAACTTCTTTGCTTATTGATATTATCCGGATTATTTCATGGATTTAAGTACTTTTTTAAGACAGGATAATTAAATCCGGATTTTCATTTTTAATTATTTCCAGGATATTTAATGTAAATTACAAAATCAGATAGAAATAATCATTTTTTAAAATAAATCACAGATTAATATAAAAAATGTTTTTCATCTAACCTTTTGGTTAGCCCATATATCAACACTTTACAGAGCAGGTATCAGAGCAATCTCTGCTTCTTAATAAATTAAACCTCCATTTTTGTAATCAGGCACTGGTTCCTAAAAATAAATTTATAAAAAGTTGATTAAAATGAGAGAGTCTTTGATTAAAAATAAAAAAAGAATTTTCACCATTCTTATCTTTGCTATGTTTTTTGCGGCAGTACCTCTGGTCTCGGCATCTGATATTTCAACAATCCAGACCGGCAGCAATGCAAAAGACTTCATATCAGTTACTGATGTCAAAGTTTCACCTGAAGTCTTCATGCCGGGAGATTCCGGCACTATCAAAGTAACTATCCAAAACACAGGAATAAACAGTGTGGATATTAACCGTGCAAAAATTTACAGCAAAGATGTTTCGGTAATGTCTGACGGGGAATATGATACCGTAGGATCTCTCGGACCGGGAAACAAAATGGATTTCACATTTACAATAAAGGCAAAACAATCCAATGGAATCAATTACCCGGATTTTTATCTTGATTTTTCAGGAAGCGGAAGTCTGAATTATCCGGTTCCCGTAAAAGTTGAAGATAAAGAAATTCTCATTTCAGTCACGGAAAAACCGGATACATTCTCAAAAGGAAAAAAAGATAAAATCATTCTGACTATTGCAAATCCACGGGAAAATGAAATAAACGGGATAAACATACTACCCTCTTCAGACTCGGCAGAATTTTCACAGACAGGCAGATTTATTGGATCTCTAAAACCAGACGAGTCAAAAACAATAGAATTTGAGATTACACCTGAAAATGAAGGAGAAGCAGTTTTTTTTGCAAATTATAAAAACGGAATGAATGATCACATCTCAAAAATTAATATTCCACTGAATTTTGGAAAAGACAAAAAAAGTGCGGAACCTGTTTTAAACAACATAATCACAGAATACGGACGAATGACAGGAGATATTACAAACAGCGGACTTGAGGAAGCAAAATCGGTTATAGTAACAGTAAAAGAACCGGCAGTTCCAAAAGAGCCGTACCCCGTATATGTTGTAGGATCGCTCGAACCGGACGATTTCTCAGGATTTGAAATTACTTATGACTCCAATGGAGAATCAAAAATCCCGCTGGTTGTAAAATACAAAGATAAAGACGGCAACAACTATGAATTTGTTCAAAATATCAACACAGACCAGTCAGAACTAACAATGGCTGTATCTAAAAATTCACAGGAAAATTCTGCATCAGCCAAAGCCGAACAAAGCGGAGGATCTCCAATAGTTCTGCTCATCTTAACGGCAGTAGTTGCTGGTATCGGGTACTGTGCTGTAAAAAAAACCGGGTTACTAAGTAAAAAAAGGTGTAAACCCGAATGACAAACAATTCAGAACCGGCCATCAGGCTTGAAAATGTGATTAAGGTTTATCCCCTCCCCTCAGGAGATGTGACTGCCCTTAAAGGAATCAATATCTCAATTAAAAAAGGAGAGTTCGTTGCAATCATGGGTCCGTCAGGTTCCGGTAAATCAACTCTCCTAAACCAGATTGGAAGCCTCGATGTCCCCACATCAGGAGACCTCTACATAGGAGGCATCAATATCAGAGAGATGAGCGATGATGAATTAACTGAAATGAGAAGGGATAATATCGGGTTCATATTTCAAAAATTCAATCTGATTCCTCTGTTAAGCATCTATGAAAATGTGGAATATCCACTCATTCTCCAAAAGAGAAAAAGGGATTCGGAAAGAAAAGCGGAAAAACTTCTGGAAATGGTCGGACTTGCCGGTTCAATTATAAATCACAAACCCACCGAAATATCCGGAGGACAGCAGCAGCGTGTGGCAATCGCAAGGGCGCTAATAAACGATCCGAAAATTATCCTTTGTGACGAACCTACCGGAAACCTGGATTCTGCAACAAGCGAACAGATTATGGAAATATTAACGAGGTTAAACAGACAGGGCAAAACAGTAATAATGGTAACTCATGATCCTGAAACCGCCGGATATGCCACTCGGACAATTGTAATCAGAGACGGACTGGTAGCATGATATTCACCGATATCTTTTTTGACCTCTCTTTAAGAAATGTCAGGCTGAATTTTGTCAGATCTATTCTGGCGGCAACAGGCATTGTGATAGGTGTTATTGCAATAACATCCATTGGAATTCTCGGGGCGAATATGTCCTTGTCAGTCACACAGAGCCTTTCAGATTCAGGAAATGTCTTAAGCATATACCCAAACGGAGCATATGATCCGGATGAAACATACATATCAAAATCCGATCTTAAAACAATAGAACGAGTCTCAGTTCCAAACACTGTAATTCCTTTTTATGTCAACTATGACTCAATAACTACCGGTTCTGAAAAATCATCTGCACAGATATATGGAATTGAAGAGTCCGACATTCAAAAGCTTATAGAGAAACTTGACGACGGATATTATCCAAAAAGTTCAAACTCTGTATTAGTCGGGCATTCACTTGCAGAAACTTATAAACTCAAAGCAGGGAGCAGAATAAAAATAGGAAGCAGAGATAAGGGAAACCAAAAAAATGTCAGGGTTAGCGGAATTATCTCGGAAACAGGAATGTCACTGGGACTTGGAACGGACAATGCAGTTGTCATAACAGACAAAATATACAACCAGATGTATGACAAAGAAGGGAAATACGATCAGATAAACGTAATCCTGAGAGATATTGAAAGTGTTGACGAAGTAAAGGAAAAAATTGAGAATGCAATAAACAAAAACAAAAAA
Proteins encoded in this region:
- a CDS encoding Coenzyme F420 hydrogenase/dehydrogenase, beta subunit C-terminal domain, with the protein product MSGINFEKLKKEVWDRDNCSGCGACVAVCPADAIVFLDNDKSHPVNTGYCKDLNDNVPCGACYSVCPRTDSANIKGSMMGDFLEIKAAKSAYEVSGKQSGGAVTAILSNALDKGFIDAVVTVSEDKWNHKPKSVVITSKEAMIYSAGSRYNWWIPTLFALKEAVFKKKYANIAVIGTPCAVSALRLMKESDNDLLKPFGKSIRLIFGLFCTETFDYESLVEGKLKNEFGIEAWEIERLDVKGRLEVTLTDGTKNDISLKDLEGCIRKGCLSCTDLTAVDSDISAGAIGSPEGYTTIVVRTEEGKGFLTSAVNSGNLVLSDDVDLGPIERLAEKKAKRG
- a CDS encoding P-II family nitrogen regulator — protein: MKKIEAIIRPEKLERVSDALIEGGHHAMTVTEVRGRGAQKGIALQFRGKEIIVDLIPKVKIEMVVEDKDVEAIISIIKNKAHTGKNGDGKIFTYNVDSCTSVRN
- a CDS encoding PEF-CTERM sorting domain-containing protein → MKQIKTILLVAIILMLIVPNASGAGFDKCSGALTGNSVYARSSMHYSIAPDSPQMMSSGLLSGLNVLVLGTNPYAMYESQRITGLGADVTYIVQPPKIKSLTLNDLENYDVIYIASNWGVVRRSLEEISSHLKSYVNNGGGLVVGQYNSRNTPYTPDFVPYEYTISDTYFPTQCGKIIVSPTHYISSGLNSDDMPDVYDRVPLSSLSTQYNIIAKHVSEEILSVATACYGEGRIVLENSLWTGRGTVCNDDSDIIIERIFYWASRGQCNGNTEIPGQVPVPEFPSMIIPAISIIGLTGFVIFIRKKGNY
- a CDS encoding glutamate synthase-related protein, with translation MTIGSTPVKYRIKIDQDLCMLCERCIENCSYGVFRREGQKIVPDFRKCTACHRCIAMCPRDAITLEEKPNDYRSHPLWTREAREAIYNQANSGRIILSGMGNAKDYPVIFDRLVLDACQVTNPSIDPLREPMELRTYIGKKPRKIEINTVKEGDYELKTKIAPNLKLETPVMIGHMSYGAISLNAQLAMAKAVNKVGTFMGTGEGGLHKDLYPYQNNMIVQIASGRFGVDINYLERGAAIEIKIGQGAKPGIGGHLPGEKVAEDVSKTRMIPLHSDAISPAPHHDIYSIEDLAQLVRSLKEATEWKKPVFVKIAAVHNVAAIAAGIAKSSADAVVIDGFRGGTGAAPRVFRDHVGIPVEAAIAAVDDKLREQGIRNEVSIIASGGLRDSADVTKAIALGADAVYIGTAALIAMGCRVCGSCYRGLCPWGIATQRPELVSRINTDEAAQNVENLINGWTLELAELMGAAGINSIESLRGNRDRLRGYLLDEGIMEVLDVKMIGA
- a CDS encoding ammonium transporter — encoded protein: MINSGDTAFIIICTAMVMLMTPAVGLFYGGMVRKKSIISMIAIAFIAFAIVCIQWVLFGYSLAFGTDIGGFIGGLDYVGLSGVGLDGDGIPDILFMVFQMVFAGLTLAILTSGFAERVKLSAFILFGLLWTTLVYDPLAHWAWGGGWASQLGALDFAGGTVVHISSGFGALAAALVIGKRLGFGQDSMEPSNIPLTLLGGALLWFGWFGFNAGSELAADGIAANAFVVTIVAASAGALAWMGASWIYGKPSSLGMISGAIAGLVAITPACGFVDSISAIFIGIIAGLICYGALLFRVRKGLDESLDAWAIHGVGGFWGAIATGIFCIAAIGGVDGLIYGNVNQFIIQTIDAFAAMAYAFIVTYILALVVDKTIGLRVDEDEEYVGLDISQHGESIHT
- a CDS encoding GltB/FmdC/FwdC-like GXGXG domain-containing protein, translating into MPDTITIDAKDMHYTPLNKKIREAVNDGAKEIIIENVLGQRFIGNGLRGDDVEIKVKGVPGGDIAMFMSGPHVTVYGNCDHAPGNTMDAGVLVIHGSSGDATAHSMRGGEVYVRDDIGYRGGIHMKAYHEKRPVLVVGGQAKAFLGEYMAGGILIVLGMNQDFAVNERGIGSGIHGGMIFVRGDVDENLLGIGAKKEQADMDDLKTIRIYIEKFADYFGFDSDEILKSGFTKIVPASARPFANKYCWE
- a CDS encoding ABC transporter permease encodes the protein MIFTDIFFDLSLRNVRLNFVRSILAATGIVIGVIAITSIGILGANMSLSVTQSLSDSGNVLSIYPNGAYDPDETYISKSDLKTIERVSVPNTVIPFYVNYDSITTGSEKSSAQIYGIEESDIQKLIEKLDDGYYPKSSNSVLVGHSLAETYKLKAGSRIKIGSRDKGNQKNVRVSGIISETGMSLGLGTDNAVVITDKIYNQMYDKEGKYDQINVILRDIESVDEVKEKIENAINKNKKDSAVDKIYVFDAAGFLEGIKDVLGAITGFLSAIGGISLLVAAVSIFNVMMMSVTERIKEIGILRSIGTKRKEIRRMFLYEAFILGLGGSIIGALISVIFGYLAVLLLLQDTNYFFTIDSLLSVPIGIFIGTFVCVLSGVYPAWKASKLDPIKALATE
- a CDS encoding COG1361 family protein, encoding MIKNKKRIFTILIFAMFFAAVPLVSASDISTIQTGSNAKDFISVTDVKVSPEVFMPGDSGTIKVTIQNTGINSVDINRAKIYSKDVSVMSDGEYDTVGSLGPGNKMDFTFTIKAKQSNGINYPDFYLDFSGSGSLNYPVPVKVEDKEILISVTEKPDTFSKGKKDKIILTIANPRENEINGINILPSSDSAEFSQTGRFIGSLKPDESKTIEFEITPENEGEAVFFANYKNGMNDHISKINIPLNFGKDKKSAEPVLNNIITEYGRMTGDITNSGLEEAKSVIVTVKEPAVPKEPYPVYVVGSLEPDDFSGFEITYDSNGESKIPLVVKYKDKDGNNYEFVQNINTDQSELTMAVSKNSQENSASAKAEQSGGSPIVLLILTAVVAGIGYCAVKKTGLLSKKRCKPE
- a CDS encoding ABC transporter ATP-binding protein, with protein sequence MTNNSEPAIRLENVIKVYPLPSGDVTALKGINISIKKGEFVAIMGPSGSGKSTLLNQIGSLDVPTSGDLYIGGINIREMSDDELTEMRRDNIGFIFQKFNLIPLLSIYENVEYPLILQKRKRDSERKAEKLLEMVGLAGSIINHKPTEISGGQQQRVAIARALINDPKIILCDEPTGNLDSATSEQIMEILTRLNRQGKTVIMVTHDPETAGYATRTIVIRDGLVA
- a CDS encoding class II glutamine amidotransferase produces the protein MCGIISVIDRSRNKMNGESIKNALSLMDERGSGEGAGYAVYGVYPEYADYYALHIFYDDLAEPKAAVEDLLEKWGKVEYDEEIPTYDQERLKKDHTPWRYFFKPDGSFFSGSTEEDSIIHIVNKINTEIDGALVFSSGKNIGIFKASGWPEDVANFYRIEDYEGYIWLAHNRYPTNTSGWWGGAHPFNLLDWSVIHNGEITSYGTNRRYIESFDYKCTMETDTEVVAYLADLLGRKHGLPEDLTVKALAPPFWDEIDKMSDDKKELYTALRMAYGPALMNGPFAIVIANAEGIIGFTDRIKLRPLVAAEAGDRLYISSEEAAIRRMENNLDRVWMPSAGEPVIGRFNK